CCGGGCGGTGGCCATCGAGGCGGGCGACATGCGGGTGCCGTACCAGGGCAGCTTCTCCCCGGCGGGCACCGCGGTCAGGGCCGCGGCGAGCGCCCGACGGCCGTCGCGCCACCGGGCGAGCAGGTCGGGTGGCGCCGCGAGGAACTCCTCGGCGCCGTGGTCGACCAGCCGCGCCGGGTCGGGTGCGGAGGCGACCGAGGCGAAGAAGGCGGCCGGGTCGGTGGCCGCCAGCAGCGCCACGTGGTCGGTCCAGGCGAGGTGGGCGATCTGGTGGGCGATGCTCCAGCCCGGCGCCGGGGTGGGCCGCGCCCAGTCGGCCGCCGGCAGGGGGCGGACCAGCGCGTCCAGCGCCTCGGACTCGTCGGCCAGGTCCGCGAGCAGGTCGGTCAGGTCGACCATGGTGCCTCCGGTCAGGGCGTGCCGGCGCGAGCGGGCCGGTCAGGGGGTGAGGAGCGTGGCGAGCTGGCGCTTCCAGGTGGTCAGCAGGGCGGTGCGGCGGGACGAGTCGTCGGTGAGCAGGTTGGCGACGCCCAGCCCGCGGAGCAGGTCCAGGGTGGCCTGCACCGCCTCCCGGACGCCGGGACGGCTCTCGTCGACGTCGAGCAGCGAGACGGTGAGCCGGTGCATCTCCCGGCCGACCCGTGCCTCCAGTGGCACCAGGGCGGCCCGCAGCTCCGGGTCGGTACGCGCGGCGACCCACAGCTCGATCGCGGCGACGAACAGCGGCCCGGTGAAGGCCGCCCCGAGCAGGTCCACCACCCGGTCGAGTCGCTGCGGGCCGGCCGGCAACGCCTCCGCCTCCGTGCGCAACTCGGTCGCCCGACGATCCGCCAGATGGTCGAC
This genomic stretch from Micromonospora krabiensis harbors:
- a CDS encoding TIGR03084 family metal-binding protein, whose translation is MVDLTDLLADLADESEALDALVRPLPAADWARPTPAPGWSIAHQIAHLAWTDHVALLAATDPAAFFASVASAPDPARLVDHGAEEFLAAPPDLLARWRDGRRALAAALTAVPAGEKLPWYGTRMSPASMATARIMETWAHGEDVAGALGVRRPDSGRLRHVAHLGVRTLGHGFAAHGRDVPAAAVRVDLAGPDGDTWSWGPADATDRVTGPARDFCLLVTQRAHRADLALTATGPVADEWLDVAQAFAGPPGAGRPPGSTPDGVPA
- a CDS encoding TetR/AcrR family transcriptional regulator, which gives rise to MPAASTRVPQQERSRATQARLLEATVECLIEHGWAGTTTTLVATRAGVSRGAQLHHYPTKAALVTAAVDHLADRRATELRTEAEALPAGPQRLDRVVDLLGAAFTGPLFVAAIELWVAARTDPELRAALVPLEARVGREMHRLTVSLLDVDESRPGVREAVQATLDLLRGLGVANLLTDDSSRRTALLTTWKRQLATLLTP